The nucleotide sequence CTGTGGGGAAGTACTTCTTTGAAGGCTGCAACCAAGCAATGGAGATCCTCTCTTCCGTACAACGAACAAATTGGGTCAGGAATGATTTCGGCAATCACCCAGAGAGTCTGCTCACAGCCTCCGGATTCAGTTCAGTACTGGCATTGATGGATCGTGAGGCGATGCCCTGCATAGGCACGCTGAGTGTGAATGAGACCGCCCTGAACATCGTCAAGAAACAGAAGAGTAGTCAAGAAGATTCCCTTGCATGTATAGCGCTCATTGCCAAGGCAACATCTGAGATTGAGAAGCAGGTTTCATTGATCGAACAGGAGACACCTTCTTCACATCTAGTTGGTGAACTTGAGTGTGCATTACTTGATTTAAAGTGTTGGGGGTATCTAGGTCGATACTATGTTGAGAAACTCAGTGCAACGTTGGACCTCTGCTGCCTCCGTTATAGCGGTAATGAAACCTACCGTGCTTCTGCCGTACAGCACCTTAAGGATGCGATTGGTCCTTTTGAGCTACTAGCCAGCACTTGGGCTTCCCATTATATGCCGTATAAAATGGTAAGAAGCAAATATATGTTTGGCTATACCTACTATATTGATGAGGTGAAAAAAGATATCCGTATTGCGAAAAACATTACGTTTGAGGGGTAGTAAGCTGCCATTGCATCGAAAAACAAGGAGTATACAATGGATTTACGCGATAAGGCAAAAGAACTGATAGATAATTGGAAGGGACCAGCCTACACCTTTGGGGTTGATGTACTCGACCAGATCGGGGCAAAGGCGAAGGCATTGGGCAATACGGTGCTGGTGGTCTCGGAGGATATGTTTGAACCTATCAACCAGCGAGTGCTTGTAAGCCTGAAAAACGCTGATGTTGAGCTTGTAACCAAGACAATAGTGCAGGGGGCTAAACCCAATGCACCCCGGGAGGATGTGTATCGTCTGGAGTCCTATATCCTCCACTACAAACCAAACAGTGTTATTGTCATCGGTGGTGGAAGCGGTATTGATGCTATAAAGGCTGCTACGGTTCTTGCTTCACTTGGAGCTGTACATTCTCCTGAAATTGAAGCGTATTTCGGGGTTGGGCTGGTAACCGAGGCCTTGAAGCATAGTGGTAAGGGATTGCTTCCCGTCATTGCCGTGCAAACCTCTGCAAGCTCAGGGGCACACCTGACAAAATATGCTAATATCACCGATCCTATTGAGGGGCAGAAAAAGCTCATTGTAGATGAGGCTGTGGTACCTGCTGCCCCTTTGTTTGATTATCGGGTAACGACAACCATGCCAGCAATCCTTACTATAGATGGAGCTATTGACGGAATCGCTCACTGTCTTGAGGTATTCTACGGTGCTCGGGAAGAAAACTTTGATAAGATAAGCGAGATTGCCCAGGTTGCTATCGAGCTTGTTGTAAAATATACCAAGCAAGCTGTAGATAACCCGAAGGACGCAGAAGCTCGGGAAGCCCTTGGTCTCGCTACTGATCTTGGCGGGTATGCCATTATGCTGGGTGGCACGAATGGGGCGCACTTGACCAGTTTCAGCTTGGTCGACCTTACCAGCCATGGCAGGGCCTGTGGTATCATGAATCCCTACTATGCTGTATTTTTTGCACCCAAGGTGGAGAAGCAACTGAAAATGGTCGGAGCAATCTTCAAGAAGTATGGATTTATCAGCAAGAACCTCGAAACGCTCCTTGGGAGGGACCTTGGCATGGCTGTTGCTGAAGGAATGATTGCTTTCCAGAAGACCATAGGGCTTCCCTCTACCCTTTCTGAGTTGTCAGGGTTTACTGATAAGCATATTGAACGGGCGTTGAAGGCAGCAAAAAATCCACAATTGCAGATGAAACTTCAGAATATGCCAGAGCCGTTGGAGGCTGGCCAGATTGATGCATATATGGGACCTATACTTGAAGCGGCAAGAACAGGAGATCTCTCAATCATTAAGAATGTAGAATAACGCGGGAAATAATCTTGCAATAAGGAGAGGGGTGTTTCCCAGCTCCTTATATATGCGTAAAAAGGGCTACGTTCGTCTATGTAGATGCATCCTATTCATTAATCCAAACAAATACACTCACGCTATAGTATGTCAGGGAGAATGCATCCAGCAATTATCATTGTGGAGCAAGTAGTTTATCTATATGTACATGAGCGTTAGGAGTACCGGTTTTGTGTCAGTTCTCCCACAAATTAGTGCTAGGATTGCAAAAAGTGTGGCAAAAGTCACAGGAAAACTGCAATTTTTCCCCTTTTTCCTTTCTTTCGGGATAAAAAAAGCAGCCCTATACTAGGAATCAAAAGGAGTAGCAAATGAAAAAATGTACAATCTTTCTACTAGTTCTCGCAATGATTTTCCCCCTCTTTGCACAGGGGCAACAGGAACCTAAGGCTTCTGCTTCTGCAGGAGAGATGGCAAAGCTTCGCGTCATGACCCAGCCATACTTCAATGGAATGGTTGCCATGTACATAAGGGACCAAGGATGGGCTGAAGAAGCCGGTCTGGATGTCGAAATCCAGGTGTATTCCAATGGGGCAACAGCAAACGAGGCGTTGGCTGCAGGCCTATGGGATCTTGGTTTCCAGGGTGCCGCATATGTCTTTGGTGTCATAAACACCAACGCAAAACTTGTAGGAAACTATGAGGAAACCCGTGGAGACTCCCTCTTTGTGCGTGCTGACAGTGATATCCTGAAGGCAAAGGGCTTTAACCCAACCTACCCCGACATGTATGGCGATCCCGCTTCGGTGAAGGGAAAAACCATCATCTATGCACCAGGCACATCCTTGCATCAGTTGGTCATTGAGTATCTCGAGCGTGTGGGTGTTTCCATCGATGATGTAGACACCGTACCGATGGACTACCAAACCGGTGAACAGGTATTTGCAACCGGTAATGGGGACATCGTAGCATTCCCGACCCCCTGGTCACTGACCGTTGGTGAAAAGTATGGTTGGGTCGAGATTGCCGCACTGTCGGACTTTGTAATGTCAACCGGTGACCTGATTGTATCCAATGAGGCATACGAAAATAAGCAGGATGCCATTGTTGAGTACATGAAGCTTGTCTATCGTGCCGCAGAGGTCCTTGAGGCTGACCATGAACTGAAGGCGAAAATGCTGGTGAAGTGGTACGAAGAGAATGGAAGAGCCGGCGATTTGGATGCCTGCAGACAGGAAGCCAAGCTGAGACTTCTCATTACACCTGAAGTACAGAAGAGCATGGAATATGGTAAGCCAGAGAATGCAATTGCAGACTTCTATGCAAGTATTGGAAGGATTGAACCTGACCAAGCTGAAATGTTCAAGAAGAATATTGTTGATACTCTTTGGAAAAAGGCTCTTGACGTAAAATAATCAAAACACAAGGGGCAGCTAGCACCTCGCTAGTTGCCCTTTTCAAGGTACGTACAGTGAAAGCAAGAACAAAATATACCCTTATCTCCATCATCTCGTTGATACTCTTCATCCTTCTATGGGAGTTCTTATCACAGACCGGACTGGTCTCGGCAAGGAAACTACCAGCACCCAGCAAGTTGTTCGACACCTTCATCTATAAGCTTTCGAACAAGAACCCTGACGGGGGAACCTTGGGAGTACATATTGCCACCAGTATGAAGGAAGCCTTACTCGGATTCTTCTTCGGTATTGTCATCGGGGTACCACTGGGAATCTGCATGGCATGGTTCAAGAAGTTTGATATGTTTTTCCGCCCACTGTTTGACTTGATCAAACCGATACCTCCGGTTGGCTGGGTTCCCATCATGATCACATTCTTTGGGATTGGGATCATGTCAAAGGTATCAGTTATATTCATCGCATCATTCATTCCCGCTACCATCAACGCATACAGTGGGATAAAACAGACAAAGGATGTTCATATGTGGGTGGCCCAGACCTTCGGGGCCAAGAATAGACAGGTCCTCTTTACCGTGGCCATTCCCTCGGCAGCTCCCATGATTTTCACCGGAGCACGTGTTGCGCTCAATGGTTCTTGGGTATCTCTGGTTGCAGCTGAGCTTATAGCCTCGATCAAGGGCCTTGGCTATATGATCCAAACGGCCCGTCTGGTTGGCAGGATTGATGTAGTATTTGTTGGTGTCCTGGTCATTGGGGTATTCGGTGCCATTATGATGAGTACCCTCTCCTATCTCGAGAAGAAGTTTGTAAAGGGAGGAAGAAGATGACGATGCCGAAACTTAGTACGACAAAAGAATCCAGAGAGTCCCTGCTGTATGGCATTCTGGGAATCATTGCATTCCTCTTCGTCTGGCAATTGGCATGTATGTACACCAACTTCGGCAAGATATTCCCGACACCGCTGGTATCCATACGTGCATTCTTCCTTGCCTTTGTACAACCCATAGGCAGGTATACCCTGCTGTCCCACATTGCGATCAGCCTCAGGAGAGTCTTGGTCGGATACGCACTCTCCTCTGTAGCGGGTGTAATCATTGGCCTATTGATGGGCTACTCGAAGATGGCGTATGCAATCATCTACCCCATTTTTTGCATCATTCGCCCGATTCCAGGAATCGCGTGGATTCCCTTGGCAATTCTCTGGATTGGGATTGGGGAATCGACTATCTACTTCATCATCTTCATGGGAGGATTCTCCCAGATGGTGATGAACACAATGGATGGCGCACAGAACCTCGATACCGAGTTGGTCGGTGTTGCAAAAGTCCTCGGAGCACAGGAGAACCAGATATTCAGTAAGATAGTCCTGCCTTCCACGATTCCCTACATCTTCACCGGCTTACAGACATCACTTTCCACCAGTTGGATGGCAGTGCTAGCCGCTGAGATGATTACCGCTAGAGAGGGAGCTGGTTGGTTGATCCTTGCAGGGATGCAAACCGGCAGGATTGAAAACAATGTCATTGGAATGATCTCCATTGGTGCTGTTGGTCTGGTGTTAGCCTCGTTGTTGAGAAACCTAGAAAGGAGATTATGCACATGGTCCGTGAGAAGTCGATAAATCAGGAAACTCCAATGGTACGGTTGGAAAATCTATCAAAGACATTCCATGTTGAGGAGGGAGATGTACAGGTCCTCGACTCAATCAACCTCGATATCAAGAAGAATGAGTTTCTTGTACTCTTTGGCGCAGGCCAGTGTGGGAAAACCACCCTCCTTAAGATGATTGCAAGTTTGGAGTCCTCCCAAATTGGCAGTATCTCCATTGAGGGAAAACCCCTGAAGGGATTCGACCCAAAGGTGGGAATGGTGTATCAGACCACCGCACTCTTTCCTTGGCTGACGGTCATGGGTAATGTGGAGTTTGGCCCCAAGGTACGAGGAGTCTCCAAAGCTGAACGAAGAAAGAAGGCACAATACTACATAGATCTGGTGGGACTGAACGGATTTGAAAACCACTTTCCCTCCATGCTCTCTGGAGGAATGTGCCAGCGGGTGGGAATAGCGAGGGCCTACTGCAATGACCCCCAGATCATTCTCATGGATGAGCCGTTCGGCCATCTGGATGCCCAGACCCGTTATATGATGGAGGAAGAGGTCGAGAAAATCTGGGCCAAGGAAAAGAGAACCGTCATATTTGTTACCAACAATATTGAGGAGGCTCTCTATCTCGCTGATAGAATCATCATTCTTTCAGAGTGCCCAGCCTCGATCAAAAAAGAGTATACGATTGATCTCCAGCGCCCAAGGAACATGGTGTCTTCTGAGTTTCTCAGACTGCGGGAAGAGATAAGCACCTTGGTTGAATTGAGGGAGGGAGTGTAACATGAGCAAGAATAAAGTTGTTGTATCAAATCTTACGAAGCGGTTTAAAGACCTGCTCGTCCTTGATTCCATTTCCTTCACGGTGAAAGAAGGTGAGTTTCTGTGCTTGGTAGGACCAACGGGGTGTGGCAAGACAACCTTCCTCAACAGCCTGAGCAAGATTCTCACCATTGATTCAGGTTCTATAACCATCGATGGGGAAGCAGTAGATCCACAGAAACACAATCTTGCATACATTTTGCAGGAGTACTCAACATTCCCTTGGTTGAATGTAGAACAGAACATCTCCTATGGGTTGAAAATCAAGGGATTTGACAAGGCTACGATCACAGAACGCACGAATGAGGCGATCTCGATGGTGAATCTTGAGAAGTATCGAAACTACTATCCGAGCGAGCTCTCAGCAAGTATGCTGCAACGCGTTGTCATTGCAAGAGCTTTCGCCACAAAGCCCGACCTTTTATTGATGGACGAACCCTACGGTCAGTTGGACCTGAACCTTAAGTATAAGCTGGAAGATGAGCTGCTAAAGCTATGGGAACAGACGAAAACAACGATTATCTTCATCACGCACAACATAGAGGAAGCTATTTACCTAAGTGACCGCATCTTGGTAATGACCAACAAGCCTACAACCATCAAGACAAGCATCAAGAACAATCTTGCAAGGCCGAGAAAGGTATCAAGCCAAGGATTCGTAGATTTACGAAATGAGGTCACTGACCTCATTAAATGGTGGTAAAATGAAAAATACAAAACCAAACATTCTCTATATCATGTGCGACCAATACCGTTTTGATTGTATCAGAGCATTGGGAAATTCCCAAATACAGACGCCCAACCTTGACCGATTGGTCAAGCGAGGGGTCAGCTTTGAGAATGCATACTCATCCTGTCCGGTATGTATCCCCGCTCGATACAGCATGAGAAGTGGTTGCGAATCCTTCTCAACGGGGTGTTACTGCAATGAGCAGCCAATTCCACCCAAGGGAAAAGAGGGAATACACCTTGATGATTGGGCAGGTGCTTACTTGCCGAAAACAATGACTCAACTAGGATATAGAACCTTTGGTATCGGCAAGTTCCACACATTCCCAGAACAATATGAACCATTGGGTTATGAAGTCCACATCCACACCGAAGAGATGTGGGACTCCCCAGAGCTGCGAGCGAGAGATGGATTTGCCAAGTATATCAGCGAGGACCATCCTGAGTATGGATATGTGGAACAACTGCATGGAGAGCGTACCAATATGTACTATGCTCCCCAGTTAAGTTCCTTTCCAGCTGAACATACCGTTGAGGCGTTCGCAGCAAAGAAAACCATAGAACAGCTGGAAGTGGATGATATACGTCCATTCTTTGGCATGGTTTCCTTCATCGGACCACATCCTCCCTGTGCCCCTCCCATTCCCTACAACCGGTACTACGACCCAGATGGGATGGGAAACCCTGTGCAAGGCAACATAGAAAACGACCACGAAGATGAACAGATTCCCTGGATGAACTATATTGTGTATGCAGATGATATCAATGACGCGTGGGCGAGAAACCTGAAGACACGTTACTATGGGGAGATCACCTATATCGATTCGTGTATCGGCTCAATCCTTGATGCAGTTGAACAAAGAGACGATGCCGAGAATACCATGATCTGCTTCTTTGCAGATCATGGGGATATGCTTGGGGATCATCATGCTTGGCAGAAAGAGTGTTTCTATGAGCCGTCTGTCAAGATCCCATTCATCGTGAGCTACCCTCCACTCTTTGCACCAAACACCCGTTCACAAAATCTGGTCAGTTTGACCGATCTCTTTGGACTGGCCACCAAACTTGCCGGGAAAAGAGAATTGAGAGATGGTATTGATATTGTGGAAGATACAAGGGAGTTCCTCTTCTCCTTCTACGGAAGACCGCAGACTCGCCGTTTCAAGGTGATGGTTCGCCATAAGCAATGGAAGTATATCTTCATGGCGAATGGGGGAAGGGAACAACTCTTTAATCTGGATCATGACCCTATGGAACTGGACAACCTGGTGAATGAGCAGAGAGAGATGGCAACCCTGTTGCGTGAGCAAGTTCTTGAGAAGTGTAAGAAAGAAGCCGACCTGCAGTGTATGGTAAAAGACGAGGCGTTGGTAACCTACCCATTTGAGGCAAGGGAGCTGACCAGGCTTCACCAATTTGCTTTCTCAAAAGGTGTTACAAGCTTCATTGTTCCCTCCGAGAAGCAGTATATGAGCAATCCACATCCGAACTGATAGATGATGGTTAAAGGGGAAGATGTCCATAGATCCGGAGTTCTTCCCCTTAGGCTTCTCTGGTACTGTAAGCCATATCAATGGCAATCTCATGTAATTCATCATGCTGATTTCCTCATGAGAACATGAGGCAGAGCTTGATGCAAGAACCAGCTGAAACCATATCAGGAACATACCAGCAGTATGTTCCTTTTTTACAACAAAGTAGTTTCCTATCCCTGATCCTCAGCGTACAGAAGCTCCTGAGAGAAAAGAGACTGCTCTTTGACTTACAAGATATACCAGAGATTGAAGCCTTGGGAGCGACCGGGGCGAAGTTCATCTGGTCATGCTCTGAAGATACCCGCCCCTGCCACCCCTTGGATGGAGGGAGGGACTCCCCTGTTCAAGAACCATTCCTCTTGGTGTAACCTCTCCTTTAAATTCCTCATCTGCGCATGCAGAAACATAGGAAGTCCTGCAAGATTGTGTATAATGATATAATCAGATCAGACTTCATAAGGAAAACGAGGCTACATGCAAGAGAATTACCTTCAGAGCGAGTTGTACGAATTGGTCAAGACAGATACAAGTATTTTTGAGTTCATTCAATCTGGGTCCCTGGATGGCATCTGGTACTGGGATCTGGAACATCCTGAGCAAGAGTGGATGAGTCCCAAGTTCTGGGAAACTCTGGGGTATAAACCGGGAGAAAAGAAACACCTCTCCAGTGAGTGGCAAGAGATCATCAATCCTGATGACTTGGCGCTGGCTAAAGAAAACATGCAGAAGCATCTTGCTGATCCCAATCATCCCTATGACCAAATTGTGCGATATACCCATAAAAATGGCTCCACAATCTGGATCCGCTGCAGGGGGCTTGCGATCAGGGACAAAGAGGGAAAGCCACTGAGAATGCTCGGAGCCCATACGGACATAACCACTCTGAAGCAGACCGAACTGGAACTCTCTCGCTTGAGTGAAGAGTATGGAAAAGTGTTCAATGGTACGCAGGACGCCATGTTTCTCATGAGTGTCAGCAAAGAGGGTGAATTCCGATTCATACGCAATAACCTTGCCCATCAGAGCAAGACCGGCATTACCTTGAAACATATACGAGGGAAGACTCCCCAAGAACTCTTAGGCAAGGAGATGGGAGACCTTGTTGCAAACAACTACCAGAAGTGTGTTATTGCCAAGCATTCAGTTACCTACGAGGAAGAACTCCCCTTACCAGAAGGAACGCGTTTCTGGTTGACTACCCTGACCCCCATCATACGAGATGGCTCTGTTGCGTATGTGGTTGGCTCAGCAACCGACATGACCAAACGCAAGACGCTGGAACTTCAGCTACAACAATTCGCCAACTACGATACACTGACAGGGCTGCCCAACCGAAGGGTGTTTTATGAACGATTGGAGCGTTTAGTAGCAGATAAGGAGAGAGAAGACGAAAAAGTTGCCCTACTCTACATCGACCTGGATGGGTTCAAGGAGATAAACGATACCTACGGTCATGAGGCCGGGGATGCGGTCCTCATCACCGTAGGCAATCGTTTGGTGAACTTCATTAGTGGCTCCAATTTTGTCGCTCGCCTCGGTGGTGATGAGTTTGCTGTGGTGCTCTCAGAGGTTGATGAGAGCCGGTCAGTAGAGGTAATTGCAAAGACAATCCATGACAAGCTCCAGGAGGTGATGACCATCCGCTCTAACTGCTTTCAGGTAGGAGCAAGTATTGGTATTGCCCTCTACCCTGATAGCAGTAGTGGCAGTGAATCATTGGTCCGTAATGCCGATACTGCCATGTACGAGGTGAAAAAAAACGGCAAAGGCGGGGTGAGGGTATATCAATTGGAAAATGGTTGCTAAAACATCATAGTTTCAATACAAATACTGATAGGGTATACATATCTATCTTGTATTAATTATTTATCGGGTTCCTAAATCCCGTGTTCCATGATAGCGTTAGATACTATCATTTGGCACGGGGCATCATATGTGGTTTCTGCTCTCTTCCATGTCCTTCAAACGCAAACTCATCTTTCTTCTCCTCTGCTCGGTGACCGTTGCAGTCGCTCCGGTTGCCTACTATGTGTATGAGGAGACCAAGGAGATCCTGGTTCAGGAAACACAGGAAAAGGCGATTGATATTGCTGTTACTATCTCAGCATTCTTGAATGATGAGATAAGTGAATACCGCGAGCTTTCTGAGGCTGAAAGCTTATTGGCCGGAAGCGAACTGGAAGCGTATTACCTGAGTCGAAATACCATCTTCCAAGAGATAAAGAACCATACCGATGTCGCCTTTGTCTTCACTGGCGCGTATGTGGATGAAAAGACCAATCGTTATATCCTGGACGGGGAAAACCCCACAAGTGAGTTTTTCTCTCCCTTCGGCAGTACCGACCCACTGAATCCCCTGGAAAGGGAGGTGTACCTTACAGGCAAACCTGTCGCTAGTGAAATTGAGGAAGACCCCATTTGGGGTGAGTATCTCACTGGGTACAGTGCAATCATCGACCATCGTGACAACACACTGGTGGGATGGGTCGGTGTAGATTATGAGTCTTCAGCCATCCAAATTCGTTATGCACGAGTGTCCTGGATACTGGGCATCTGCTTTGCTCTGTTTATCGTCACCACCTCAGCGGTGTTATATTTCATTATTCTCTTCATCCATGGCCGTATCCATAGTGACTACCTGACCAAGCTGGAAAACAGCAGGTCTTTCTCACGGTATCTCGCTCATCTGATCAAGCAGAGAATCCCATTCTTCCTCTTCATGCTCGATGTAGACAAGTTCAAGGCGATCAATGACACGTACGGCCATAGAGTTGGCGATAGTGTGCTTTCCCAAATTGCAAAACGACTGGATGAGACAACCCAGCTTGCAGGTAAGTGCTTCCGCTACGGTGGAGATGAGTTCACCATCCTCTACCCCACCAGTTCACTTGCCAAGGCTGAACTTCTGAAAGAGGAAATCCAGGCAGAGATTGAAACTATCACGGTACCAGAACTACGAGGCACACACCTTGCAATAAGTGTAGGGCTTGCAGCCTGGCAGGAAGACATGAGCGCAGAAGAACTGCTTCGCAAAGCTGACAAGGAACTCTATAGAGATAAGAAGCGGTGAGTCACTTCTTGCCAAGGCAACTCACTGTTCTTTTAAAATCCTCCCATTACACTACTGGACAAGCTTCCCTGAACCAAGCACCATAGGAAGGCAAGGAGGTGCCCATGCACAAGCACAAAGGTTCATGTCTCTGTGGAAACGTAACATTTGAGGTAGAAGGCGACTTTGAGTCTTTCTTTCTCTGCCATTGCAACCTATGCCGTAAGGATACCGGTTCAGCCCATGCAGCCAATCTGTTCTCATCTTCTGCCACACTTAGGTGGCTCTCCGGAGAGAACCTGGTGAAAACCTTTGACTTCCAGGGAAGCGGGCATATCAAGAGTTTCTGCAGCGAATGTGGTTCAGCGCTACCCAACCTCCAGATGGGAGGAACGTTGCTGGTAGTACCAGCCGGATCGCTCGACAGCGAGGTCTCCTTACGCCCCAATGCCCATATCTTCAATTCCGATAAGGCTTCCTGGGATCATGACCTGGAGCATATCCACCGTTTTGAGGGGTTGCCTGAATAGGAGTGCCTATGTAGGCCTCTTTTAAGGGGAAAAAGGCTCAAGATTATCCCTCATATTCTCTCAGACCTTTACCTCTGAGTAGAAATTATCATACATCTTCCAAGCAATCTGTTCACCCTTGAGCAGATGCTTGTCCATCAGCTGTTCAGCTTTCTTTGCATCTCCAATCTTCATCGCATCCAGAATGGAGATATGTTCCTCTACGGTCTTGGCAAGATTTTCTTTGGGGAAATTATGTTCATAACTCCATAACCTCAGGAGGTGGCATTGTTCATTTATGGGAAGGGACATGAGGAGCAATCGCTCGTTCTCGCTACTCTTTGCCAAAAGAGTGTGGAACTCAATGTCAAATGCAATGAACTGGCGTAGATCAACATCTGACTGTTCGCCCCAGTGGTATTGCAACGTATAGAGAGCATCGAGTTTCTCAGCAGTAAGCCGCTCAGTTGCGGCAAAGGCGGAAAGCTTTTCCAGATATCTCCGTATGGAGAATATATCTTGGATTTCTTTACGCGAGGGATTGAATACAGCGTAGGACTTACCGTCATATACAACAATACCTTGACCAACCAACAGTTTGAGTCCTTCACGTACAGGAGTCATGCTTACACCCAACTGAGATGCCAGTGACTCTACGATCAACCGCTCACCTCGATGGTACTGAAGGTTGAATATCTGTTCCTTTATTACGTTGGAGACTTCATCGCTAAGATATCGTTTGGATAAGGGTATTGTTGTTTTCTGCACTCTCTAACCTCCTTTTCCTTTCTACAATATACATGGAACTCAGCAATTTGCAATAAATGAATGACTCCGCCCAATCCGTATAAAAGCGCAAAACATTATATCCCAGCATATTTTGTATATTTAGTATACCATATCTAAAATAGGATTAACAAGATTTTTTATTCTGTATCTATGAGAGAATTTTCCCTTAATTCCTATTTATAAATAATATATATACTTCTCTCTTTCCCTTCTTCCAAATGTATTACCCGAATACTAGTAACAATGCGTACAAAAAAACCCAGAAAGTTTTTGTTGACTTCGTATATTGTATACTATATTCTATATTCAACAAA is from uncultured Sphaerochaeta sp. and encodes:
- a CDS encoding sulfatase-like hydrolase/transferase gives rise to the protein MKNTKPNILYIMCDQYRFDCIRALGNSQIQTPNLDRLVKRGVSFENAYSSCPVCIPARYSMRSGCESFSTGCYCNEQPIPPKGKEGIHLDDWAGAYLPKTMTQLGYRTFGIGKFHTFPEQYEPLGYEVHIHTEEMWDSPELRARDGFAKYISEDHPEYGYVEQLHGERTNMYYAPQLSSFPAEHTVEAFAAKKTIEQLEVDDIRPFFGMVSFIGPHPPCAPPIPYNRYYDPDGMGNPVQGNIENDHEDEQIPWMNYIVYADDINDAWARNLKTRYYGEITYIDSCIGSILDAVEQRDDAENTMICFFADHGDMLGDHHAWQKECFYEPSVKIPFIVSYPPLFAPNTRSQNLVSLTDLFGLATKLAGKRELRDGIDIVEDTREFLFSFYGRPQTRRFKVMVRHKQWKYIFMANGGREQLFNLDHDPMELDNLVNEQREMATLLREQVLEKCKKEADLQCMVKDEALVTYPFEARELTRLHQFAFSKGVTSFIVPSEKQYMSNPHPN
- a CDS encoding ABC transporter ATP-binding protein; its protein translation is MVREKSINQETPMVRLENLSKTFHVEEGDVQVLDSINLDIKKNEFLVLFGAGQCGKTTLLKMIASLESSQIGSISIEGKPLKGFDPKVGMVYQTTALFPWLTVMGNVEFGPKVRGVSKAERRKKAQYYIDLVGLNGFENHFPSMLSGGMCQRVGIARAYCNDPQIILMDEPFGHLDAQTRYMMEEEVEKIWAKEKRTVIFVTNNIEEALYLADRIIILSECPASIKKEYTIDLQRPRNMVSSEFLRLREEISTLVELREGV
- a CDS encoding ABC transporter permease — encoded protein: MTMPKLSTTKESRESLLYGILGIIAFLFVWQLACMYTNFGKIFPTPLVSIRAFFLAFVQPIGRYTLLSHIAISLRRVLVGYALSSVAGVIIGLLMGYSKMAYAIIYPIFCIIRPIPGIAWIPLAILWIGIGESTIYFIIFMGGFSQMVMNTMDGAQNLDTELVGVAKVLGAQENQIFSKIVLPSTIPYIFTGLQTSLSTSWMAVLAAEMITAREGAGWLILAGMQTGRIENNVIGMISIGAVGLVLASLLRNLERRLCTWSVRSR
- a CDS encoding diguanylate cyclase; this encodes MQENYLQSELYELVKTDTSIFEFIQSGSLDGIWYWDLEHPEQEWMSPKFWETLGYKPGEKKHLSSEWQEIINPDDLALAKENMQKHLADPNHPYDQIVRYTHKNGSTIWIRCRGLAIRDKEGKPLRMLGAHTDITTLKQTELELSRLSEEYGKVFNGTQDAMFLMSVSKEGEFRFIRNNLAHQSKTGITLKHIRGKTPQELLGKEMGDLVANNYQKCVIAKHSVTYEEELPLPEGTRFWLTTLTPIIRDGSVAYVVGSATDMTKRKTLELQLQQFANYDTLTGLPNRRVFYERLERLVADKEREDEKVALLYIDLDGFKEINDTYGHEAGDAVLITVGNRLVNFISGSNFVARLGGDEFAVVLSEVDESRSVEVIAKTIHDKLQEVMTIRSNCFQVGASIGIALYPDSSSGSESLVRNADTAMYEVKKNGKGGVRVYQLENGC
- a CDS encoding iron-containing alcohol dehydrogenase — encoded protein: MDLRDKAKELIDNWKGPAYTFGVDVLDQIGAKAKALGNTVLVVSEDMFEPINQRVLVSLKNADVELVTKTIVQGAKPNAPREDVYRLESYILHYKPNSVIVIGGGSGIDAIKAATVLASLGAVHSPEIEAYFGVGLVTEALKHSGKGLLPVIAVQTSASSGAHLTKYANITDPIEGQKKLIVDEAVVPAAPLFDYRVTTTMPAILTIDGAIDGIAHCLEVFYGAREENFDKISEIAQVAIELVVKYTKQAVDNPKDAEAREALGLATDLGGYAIMLGGTNGAHLTSFSLVDLTSHGRACGIMNPYYAVFFAPKVEKQLKMVGAIFKKYGFISKNLETLLGRDLGMAVAEGMIAFQKTIGLPSTLSELSGFTDKHIERALKAAKNPQLQMKLQNMPEPLEAGQIDAYMGPILEAARTGDLSIIKNVE
- a CDS encoding ABC transporter permease → MKARTKYTLISIISLILFILLWEFLSQTGLVSARKLPAPSKLFDTFIYKLSNKNPDGGTLGVHIATSMKEALLGFFFGIVIGVPLGICMAWFKKFDMFFRPLFDLIKPIPPVGWVPIMITFFGIGIMSKVSVIFIASFIPATINAYSGIKQTKDVHMWVAQTFGAKNRQVLFTVAIPSAAPMIFTGARVALNGSWVSLVAAELIASIKGLGYMIQTARLVGRIDVVFVGVLVIGVFGAIMMSTLSYLEKKFVKGGRR
- a CDS encoding ABC transporter ATP-binding protein, encoding MSKNKVVVSNLTKRFKDLLVLDSISFTVKEGEFLCLVGPTGCGKTTFLNSLSKILTIDSGSITIDGEAVDPQKHNLAYILQEYSTFPWLNVEQNISYGLKIKGFDKATITERTNEAISMVNLEKYRNYYPSELSASMLQRVVIARAFATKPDLLLMDEPYGQLDLNLKYKLEDELLKLWEQTKTTIIFITHNIEEAIYLSDRILVMTNKPTTIKTSIKNNLARPRKVSSQGFVDLRNEVTDLIKWW
- a CDS encoding ABC transporter substrate-binding protein codes for the protein MKKCTIFLLVLAMIFPLFAQGQQEPKASASAGEMAKLRVMTQPYFNGMVAMYIRDQGWAEEAGLDVEIQVYSNGATANEALAAGLWDLGFQGAAYVFGVINTNAKLVGNYEETRGDSLFVRADSDILKAKGFNPTYPDMYGDPASVKGKTIIYAPGTSLHQLVIEYLERVGVSIDDVDTVPMDYQTGEQVFATGNGDIVAFPTPWSLTVGEKYGWVEIAALSDFVMSTGDLIVSNEAYENKQDAIVEYMKLVYRAAEVLEADHELKAKMLVKWYEENGRAGDLDACRQEAKLRLLITPEVQKSMEYGKPENAIADFYASIGRIEPDQAEMFKKNIVDTLWKKALDVK